The following proteins are encoded in a genomic region of Diabrotica virgifera virgifera chromosome 1, PGI_DIABVI_V3a:
- the LOC114338674 gene encoding uncharacterized protein LOC114338674 isoform X2, protein MVRVCGFNFVVFVTSIFFLTDHLYIMRAPFYLVCATLVVSIRSEDPTANGNYFNRGQLEPVNMAADQETISYLLPKLAAKYRPNSEWTGVTDPRFYLLTEMESNDFDNQENHIKRIRNKRYNIDVNPQRVARFYNFEESPSLSINAPIQTLRKAYAYGKLRDRIKNNRRYLENLTDTQ, encoded by the exons ATGGTGAGAGTGTGTGGATTTAACTTTGTGGTGTTTGTGACTTCAATATTCTTCCTTACAGATCAT tTATACATCATGCGCGCACCCTTCTACCTCGTGTGTGCCACTTTGGTAGTGAGTATCAGAAGCGAAGACCCTACGGCAAATGGCAACTACTTTAATCGAGGACAACTGGAACCAGTCAACATGGCAGCCGACCAAGAAACCATAAGTTACCTTCTGCCCAAATTGGCTGCTAAATACCGGCCAAACAGCGAGTGGACTGGAGTCACCGATCCCAGATTTTACCTGCTTACGGAAATGGAATCCAACGACTTCGATAATCAA GAGAACCACATCAAGAGAATCCGCAACAAACGATACAACATTGACGTAAATCCACAAAGAGTGGCCAGATTTTACAACTTCGAAGAATCTCCCTCTCTTTCTATTAACGCCCCAATTCAGACACTCAGAAAAGCCTACGCCTATGGCAAGCTCCGCGACAGAATCAAGAACAACAGGAGATACCTAGAAAATCTAACAGACACGCAGTAA